The Pseudomonas sp. PDM14 genomic interval TGTCCGCGGCCTTCGGCGCCCGGCTGATCACCTGGCACATCAAGTCCACCACCAAGGCTCACCAGGGCCTGTACGAGTACGATGCGGTCAGCCGCCTGCGCGACTCGCAGCTGGACTCGGACAAGGTCCACGACGTGCGCAACTACATCAAGAAAGGCAAGCTGTGGGAGGCCTTCGAGTCCGAGGAGCGGGTGATCCTGCTGATCGACGAGATCGACAAGGCCGACATCGAGTTCCCCAACGACCTGCTGCAAGAACTCGACAAGATGGAGTTCTACGTTTACGAGACCGACGAGACCATCAAGGCCAAGCAGCGCCCGATCATCATCATCACCTCGAACAACGAGAAGGAACTGCCGGACGCCTTCCTGCGCCGCTGCTTCTTCCACTACATCGCCTTCCCCGATCGCGAGACGCTGAAGAAGATCGTCGACGTGCACTACCCGAACATCAGCAACGAGCTGGTGGCCGAGGCGCTGGACGTGTTCTTCGATGTGCGCAAGGTGCCGGGCCTGAAGAAGAAGCCGTCCACCAGCGAACTGGTCGACTGGCTCAAGCTGCTGATGGCCGACAACATCGGCGAAGCCGTGCTGCGTGAGCGCGATCCGACCAAGGCCATCCCACCGCTGGCGGGCGCTCTGGTGAAGAACGAGCAGGACGTGCAGCTGCTCGAGCGCCTGGCCTTCATGAGCCGCCGCGCGTCGCGATAAACGGGCCGGCTGCGCGTCGGCCAGACCGCGTTGAGAGCGGGCTCGGAATGCTCATTTACACGAGTAAACTCCGCTTCCTCGCCCGCTCTCGCCTTGCCTGGCTCTAGCTCGCTCGCCCCTCGCACCGCGCGGGGCAAGCGAGCCACAAATGAGGGCACACCATGCTGCTCAACCTGTTCAATGAAATGCGCGCCGCCAAGGTGCCGGTCTCGGTCCGCGAGCTGCTCGACCTGATCAACGCGCTCAAGCAGCACGTGATCTTCGCCGACATGGACGAGTTCTACTTCCTCGCCCGCACGGTGATGGTCAAGGACGAGCGCCACTTCGACAAGTTCGACCGCGCCTTCGCCGCCTACTTCAAGGGCCTGGAGCGTCTCGACGATTTTCTCGAGGCGATGATTCCCGAAGACTGGCTGCGCAAGGAATTCGAGAAGCACCTGACCGACGAAGAGCGCGCGCAGATCCAGTCGCTCGGCGGCCTGGAGAAACTCATCGAGGAGTTCAAGAAACGCCTCGAAGAGCAGAAGGAACGCCACGCCGGCGGCAACAAGTGGATCGGCACCGGCGGCACCAGCCCGTTCGGCTCCGGCGGCTACAACCCGGAAGGCGTGCGCGTCGGCGATGCCGGCAAGCGCCAGGGCAAGGCGGTCAAGGTGTGGGACCAGCGCGAGTACAAGAACCTCGATGACCAGGTCGAACTGGGCACGCGCAATATCAAGGTGGCCCTGCGCCGCCTGCGCAAGTTCGCCCGTGAAGGCGCGGCGGAAGAGTTCGACCTCGGCGGCACCATCGACCACACCGCGAAAGACGGCGGCCTGCTCAACATCCAGATGCGCCCGGAACGGCGCAACACGGTGAAGCTGCTGTTGCTGTTCGACATCGGCGGTTCGATGGACGCGCACATCAAGGTCTGCGAGGAACTGTTCTCGGCATGCAAGACCGAGTTCAAGCACCTGGAATATTTCTACTTCCACAACTGCGTCTACGAGAGCGTGTGGAAGAACAACCTGCGCCGCACCAGCGAACGCTTCTCCACCCTCGACCTGCTGCACAAGTACGGCCCGGACTGGAAGATCATCTTCGTCGGCGACGCCGCCATGGCGCCCTACGAAATCACCCAGGCCGGCGGCAGCGTCGAGCACTGGAACGAGGAAGCCGGTTACGTGTGGATCAAGCGCTTCATGGAGAAGTACAAGAAGCTCATCTGGATCAACCCCTACCCCAAGGATGCCTGGGGCTACACCGCCTCGACCAACATCATGCGCGAGCTGATCAACGACCAGATGCACCCGCTGACCCTGCGCGGCCTGGAAGAAGGCATGCGCTTTCTCTCGAAGTAGCGGCCACTCCGGCGCAAACAAAAAAGGCCCCGATCGGGGCCTTTTTCTTTACGACTGCGGGGTGCGCCATGCGCATCGCCGGGCCATACCGCGCATTGGCAATCGGTGCGCGCGGCGCATCCTACAGATTCGGATCAGGGCCTCTCGGTGTCCGGCTTGTTCAGGTCCAGCACTGTGCTGGCAGGAGGCGTGACCGGGGTAACGCTCGCCTCGGGCTCGACCACAACCGGAGCCGGCGTAGCGGAAGGCACGTCCTTCTTGCCGAACAGGCGCTTGCCCAGCCAGCCGAACAGCAGCACCGGCAAAATCCAGAACTTCTTCAGCAGGATCAGCAGGGTGGCGAACAGGCCTGCCTTGGCTGCCAGCTTGCCGGCGATCAGCGCGCCGATACCGTAGGCAGCAACCTCGTCGATGTCCGGATCGAATTCGGCGTAGCGGTTGCCCTGGTTGAATTCGGTCATCGCCAGCACGGTCGGCACGGCTTGCTTGATCTCTTCCAGCTGGCCCATGTTGGCGATGAAGTTCAGCACCAGCACGCCTTTGCGACCCAGCACACGGATGTTGTAGTTGAGCGTGTTCTCGTCGCTCTCGCCGAAGGTCAGCTCCTTGGCCCAGTGCAGCTTCTTGCCGTTGGCGTCGTAGTGCGGCTGATCGGCCCAGCCCACCAGCTGCACGGTCTCGTAACCATTCTCGGCGCGCCACTTGTTGTCGGCGGCGGCTTCTTCCTGCAGGTCCTTGAGCATGTCGCCATAGTCGATGTCGGCGGCGTCCTCGTCGGACACGTAGCCGCTGCCCTCGTACTCGACGGTGACGGCCCAGGACTCGGCGGCCAGCGGCGAGATGCCGGCCGGCAGCACCATGCCCAGCGGCAGCTCGGCATCTGGCGGGTTGCCCCAGGCTTCGACCAGCAGGCGCTCGGCGTCTTCGCCATTGAGGAAAACGAACTGCGGCGGCAGGTTCAGCGTGGCGAGGTTGTCACCGAGCACCACCTTGCCTTTCTCGAAGGTCAGGCTGGCGAGGAAGGCTTCCTCGTCGAAGGGCTCGCCCTCTTCGCCTTCGGCCGCATCGGCTTCATCGAATACGGCAGCCTCGGCGGTTTCGCCAGCGGCTTCGGTTTCGACAGCGGGCGTGGTGGCGTGGGCGAGCGGGATGCTGGCGGCCAGCAGGGTGGCCAGGATCAATTCCTTGATCGACATAAGAACTCCATGACGACGGGTGTGGGGAGGAGTCGTCACCCTAGCATGCAGCGCTCGCCGGCTTGGCGAGCTATCGCAACTTTTTGATACACATCCCACTCAGCGCCAGTGGCGCTGTTCCTGCTGGATGATCTTGTGCTTACGGCCGAAACCCAGGGTCCAGCCGGCAGCGAGCACCACCAGCTCGATCAGCCAGGCCAGCAGCAGGCCGCAGCCCAGGCCCCAGGCAATGGCTTCGGGCGCGAGCATCACCTGGTAGCTGTAGGCGGCCTTGGTTTCTTCCAGCAGCGCCGGGTCGGCTTCGGTCGTCAGGTGCCAGATCTGCGCATACCAGGGGCCCTGCATGGCCAGCCACTCGCCTTCGAGCAACAGATTACGGTTGACCAGGTGGGCGACGCTGTCGGCATCGCTGCGCATCACGTCATCGGTGCTGGCGCGGTAGTGCGCGACCAGTGCCGCGAGGTCGCCATTGAAGAAGCGCTGCGCGGTCTCGCGGAAGCCACGCAGGCTTTCTTCCGACTCCAGGCGATGTGCCTCCACGCGCTTGCCGTAGTCGTCGATGAACCCGGGAATCTGCACGCCGACCAGCAGCCCCACGGCGAACAGCGCCAGACGCAGATAACTTCTGAACATGCCCTACTCCCCCAATTGCCCGTGAGCGATGCGCTCGCCGCGCCGCCACAGGCTCCATTCGCCTGGCTGGAACAGCGTCCAGCGTTCGTTATCGGTCAGCGGTTCGGTGGCGATCACCGTCACCACGTCGTTGGGCGTGGTCTCCGCGTGAAAATCGACCACCACCTCGGCATCGCGCAGACGCGCGGGGCCGAACGGCGCACGGCGGGTGATGTGTGCCAGCTTGGTCGAGCAGAAGGTGAACAGCCAGTCGCCATCGCTGAGCAGGCAGTTGAACACGCCGAGGCGACGAAAGCCCTGCGCCGCCTGAATCAGCACCGGCAGCAGCACTTCGGCCGGTACCGGTTCGGGGAACGCCGCGCGCACCCGGTTGAGCAGCTCGCAGAACGCCGCCTCGCTGTCGGTATCACCGACCGGGCGGTAGAAGGTCTGCTTCGGGCTGAAGTCGGCCAGTTGGCCGTTGTGGGCGAAGCACCAGTTGCGCCCCCACAGCTCGCGCACGAAGGGATGAGTATTGGCCAGCGCCACCTTGCCTACATTGGCCTGACGGATATGGCCGATCACCACCTCGCTCTTGATCGGATAGCGCTGCACCAGGCGCGCCACCTCGGACTCGACACTGGCGGCCGGGTCCTGGAACAGGCGCAGGCCGCGCCCTTCATAGAAAGCGATGCCCCAGCCGTCACGATGCGGACCGGTGCCGCCGCCACGCTGCATCAGCCCGGTGAAGCTGAAGACGATGTCGGTGGGGACGTTGGCGCTCATGCCGAGCAATTCGCACATGACTCAGGACTCTCGTTGCAAGGCATTGCGCAACCGCTGCGCCTCGTCGGCCAGGCGCGCGTCGATACGCGCGCGACCGACCGGCAGGAAGCGGGTCAGGATGCGCCAGCACAGGGCGAACAGGTCGCCGCGCCGACGCGGTATCAGGTGCAGATGCAGGTGCGGCACATGCTGATTGGCCACCGGGCCATCGTTGATCAGCAGGTTGATGCCCTGCACGCCCAGGCCAGCCCCATACAGCACGTCCGCCACGCGGGCGGCCAGCGCCAGCAGGGCATCACGCGGCGCGGCGGACAGCTCGCCAAGCCAGGGCGCGTGTTCACGGCTGACGATCAGTACATGCGCAGGGCGCAGCGGGAAGATATCCAGCAGCACCAGAAAATGTTCGTCTTCATAGAGTTTGTGCGCCGGCGCCTGGCCGGCGGCAATCGAGCAGAACACGCAGCTCATGAGCACTCCTTGGGTCTGCTCGTCATGCTGAACGCATAGGCGGGCGTCTGCAACAGCGCTTAGGACCTGATTACAGGCGGGGCTCGATGCGCAGGCGGCGATCGCCGTTGGCATCCTGGCGGGTATCGGCGGCGAAGCGGTCGTCGCGGGCCATCATCTCGCGCATGGTCGGCTCGTTTTCCACCACCGCCTGCGGCTCGCCGCGACGGCCCTGCCACCAGCGCTCGATTGGCCAGCGCAGTGCAGCGAAGGCCAGCCACAGGCCGAGGGCGACCAGGCCGTACAACGCCAGGTCGGCGACCGCACGCCAGGCGTTGTTGCCGACCTTGAACAGGATATCCAGCGCGGTCACGGCGATGGCCGGGGCGAACAGGTCCTTGGCCGGGTCGACGATGGTCGGCGAGAACAGCAGCACCGCCACGATCACCCGTAGCGGCTCGCGCAGGCCGCGCCACATCCAGCCAGTCATCCGGCAGAACACCAGCAGGCAGCCGAGTGCAGCAACGGCGTAGGCAGCCCAGGCGAGCAGATAGTCTTGTTCAGTCATGCGAGTTCATGGCGAGGCCGGCAAATGGGCGCTTATGATAGCGGCTTTTCCTCGGCCCGGCGCCCCTGCCGTCGCCCCTGACGAGATGCCCATGTCCAACGCCCCGATTGCCCGCCGTGACGCCGCTGCAGACCCCTACCACTGGCTGGAGCAGCGCGACAGCGAGGAAGTCCTCGACTACCTCAAGGCTGAGAACGCCTACCTGGACAGCCAGCTGGCCGATCAGGCCGACCTGCGCGAGGCCCTGTTCGAGGAGATCAAGGGGCGCATCCGCGAGACCGATCTGTCCCTGCCCAGCCCCTGGGGCCCGTGGTTGTACTACCAGCGCACCACCGCCGGTGACGAATACCCGCGCCACTACCGCTGCCCGCTACCGGCGGACGGTTCGCTGCAGGTCGACGAACACGCCGAGCAACTGCTGCTCGATCCCAATGCCTTGGCCGGCGACGGCTACCTGTCGCTGGGCGCCTTCAGCATCAGCCCGGACCACAGCCTGCTCGGCTACAGCCTGGATACCTCCGGCGACGAGATCTACCGCCTGTTCGTCAAGAACCTCAGCGACGGCACGCTGCGCGAACTGCCCTTCGATGACTGCGACGGCAACCTGACCTGGGCCAACGACAGCCATACCCTGTTTTTCACCACCCTCGACGACACCCACCGGCCGCACCAGCTGCACCGCCATCGCCTCGGCGAATCCGACGCGGCCCTGGTGTTCGAGGAACCCGACGGGCGCTTCTTCCTCAGCTGCTACCGCGCCAGCTCCGAGCGCCAGCTGATCCTCCTGCTGGGCAGCAAGACCACCAGCGAGAACTGGGTGCTCGACGCCGATACGCCGACCGCAGCCTTCCAGTGCGTCGAGCCGCGCGAGGAGGATCACGAGTACTACGTCGACCACGGCAAGCTCGGCGAGGCCTGGCACTGGTTCATCCGCAGCAACCAGAGCGGCATCAACTTCGCCCTGTTCACCAGCCCGGCGGCGGCCGGCACGCCGACGCGGGCGCAGTGGCAGCCGCTGATCGAGCACGACCCGCAGCGCATGCTCGAAGACCTGACCCTGAACGCCGGCGCCTTCGTCCTCAGCCTGCGTGAGGGCGGCCTGCCGATCATCCAGGTGTACCCGCACGGCGCGGCGCCCTACCCCGTGCAGCTGCCGGACGCCGCCTACAGCCTGTACGTGCAGGACAGCCTGGAGTTCGTCAGTCCGGTGATCCGCCTGCGCTACGAGGCGCTCAACCGTCCCGCCCAGGTGCGCCAGCTTAACCTTGCCGACGGCGCGCAGCAGGTGCTCAAGCAGACCCCGGTGGAAGGCCCGTTCGATGCCGATGCCTATGAAAGCCGGCGCCTGTGGGCAACCGCCGCCGATGGCACGCAGGTGCCGATCAGCCTGGTCGCACGCCGTGACGTGCTCGCCGCCGGGCAACCCGCGCCGCTGTATCTCTACGGCTACGGCGCCTACGGCGAAAGCCTCGACCCCTGGTTCTCCCATGCCCGCCTGAGCCTGCTCGAGCGCGGCTTCGTCTTCGCCATCGCCCATGTGCGCGGCGGCGGCGAACTGGGTGAAGCCTGGTACCGCGCTGGCAAGCTGGCGCACAAGCAGAACAGCTTCGGTGACTTCATCGCCTGCGCCGAACACCTGATCGACGCCGGCCTGACCCATGCGTCGCAGCTCGCCATCAGCGGCGGCAGTGCCGGTGGCCTGCTGATCGGCGCGGTCCTCAACCAGCGCCCCGAACTGTTCGCCGCGGCCATCGCCGAAGTGCCTTTCGTCGACGTGCTCAACACCATGCAGAACCCCGACCTGCCGTTGACCGTCACCGAATACGACGAATGGGGCGACCCGAATCAGCCGGAGGTGTACGCACGGATCAAGGCCTACGCCCCGTACGAGAACGTCAGCGCCCAGGCCTACCCGGCGATCCTCGCGGTGGCCGGCTACAACGACAGCCGCGTGCAGTACTGGGAAGCGGCCAAGTGGGTGGCCAAGCTGCGCGCCACCCGTACAGACAGCAACCTACTGCTGCTCAAGACCGACCTCGGTGCCGGCCATGGCGGCATGAGCGGGCGCTACCAGGCACTCAAGGACGTAGCGCTGGAGTACGCATTTCTGCTCAAGGTGCTGGCTGTCGCGGCCTGAACCTCCATACCGATAGCGAGGGACCGCAATGCAAAACCTGCTCTACCGCTGGCTGCTGCTGATCGGCCTGGGTCACGTCGCACTCGGCGTCGCCCTGGCCTTCGCCGCCCACAGCACGCTGCTCGATCCGTACTTCCAGTACCTCTACGCCAGCGTCTCGGCGCAGCCGCCAGGTGTCGAGTTCCAGCGCCTGCTGCGCACCATGGTCGGCCTGTTCGGCCCCACGGTCGCCAGCTGGGGCCTGCTGTTCAGCCTGCTGGTGTACCTCTATCGCACCCGGGGTCATCGGCTGATCAAGCCCGGCCTGTTCGCCGCGCTGCTGCTCTGGTGTGTACTCGACAGCGCGATCTCGGCCTACTTCGACCTGCTGGCCCACGCGTATCTGAATGCGGCAGCGGCGATGTCCATCGCCGTGCCGCTACTGATGCTGCGACCGCTCAAGCCGCATCCCGTCGCCTGAAAAGCCGCGGACTCAGTTGAGGCGCTCGGCCAGCGCCTGCATCACCGTGTGCCAGGCCGCCTGGCCGGCAGGGTCGACCTGCTTCAGTGCCTGATCGATCACCGCGCGCTCCAGGTCGGTGGCCTGGCGCTCGACCGCCTGCCCGGCATCGGTCAACGCCAGCAGCTTGAAGCGGTGCCGTTCGGGTTGGCGCGTGTAGCAGACCAGTTCGCGCTCGAACAGGTGGGTCAGCGGCCGGTGCAGCGCCTGCTTGCTCACCCCCAGCGTGGCGGCCAGTTCGCCGACGTTGATCTGCTCGGCTCGGGCAATCACATACAGCGTGCGGTGATGCACGCGGGACAGGCCGAGGGTTTCCAGGTAGCGGTCGGCATCCACGGTAAGGCCGCGAAAACCGAAGTGCAGCAGCTCTAGGGACAGGTCCAGCGGATCGAGGCGCTGCATCCGCACCGAGGCGGCATTGATTTTCCTGTCGATGACCATGGACGGCCCCACTGCGAAATGAACGGAGGCAAGCCTGTCGCAATCGCGCCGACGGAGCAAGGGCCGACGGTGCTCAGCGCGCCTCGTCACCCAGCGACTGGCCGCGCTGGCGTTCCTCATGCTCGCGCTCCAGTGCCGGAATCGGGCGATCCGGCGTGCCGATGGGCACTCGTTCCTGCAGGCGCGGTGGCAACCCGCGCTGATCATTGAGCAGCGGTGGCCGATCCGGTGCCCCAAGCGGGCGTACCGTCGGCTGGCCATAGGGTTGTGGCGTGGCGGTTCCGGGCGAACCCGGCGCCGGTGTCGGCCGACCGGGAAAATCTGCCGCCAGCGCTGGCTGGATGAGGAGCGCGAGCAGCACCAGGGCAACGGGGTATGAGCGCATCGGGGGACTCCTCTCGGCAGGGCTTTCGTTCTATTCTGGCAACGCCTGAACCAAAGCGTTCGCCACCCGACCACAGGTCCTGCAATGAGCACCAGCAACAACCGCCACTACCTGTCCGCCCAGGCCGAGGAAGGTTACCGGCAGAAAGCCCTGAAGATGTACCCGCACGTCTGCGGCCGCTGCGCCCGCGAGTTCTCCGGCAAGCGCCTGAGCGAGCTGACGGTGCACCACCGCGACCACAACCACGACAACAACCCAGCCGATGGCTCCAACTGGGAGCTGCTGTGCCTGTTCTGTCACGACAACGAACACTCGCGCTACACCGACCAGCAGTACTTCGCCGAAGGCTCGACTGCCAGCCCGCAGGCCGCCAAGTCGACCTACAAGGCCTTCGGCGACCTCGCCAGCCTGCTGAAAAAGGACTAGGGGCTGGCGGCCGGCTCCGTATAATCGCGTCTTTTTTGCGAGCTCGACCGTGGCCAACAAGAGATACGCCTGCATCGGCCTGTTCAACCCGAAGTCGCCGGAAAACGTCGGCTCGATCATGCGCGCGGCCGGTTGTTACAGCGTCAGTTCGGTGTTCTACACCGGCACCCGCTACGACCGCGCCAAGGATTTCGTCACCGACACCAAGAAGGTCCACCAGGACATTCCGCTGATCAACATCGACGACCTGCGCAAGATCCTGCCGCTGGGCTGCACGCCGGTGGCCGTGGAGCTGGTCGACGACGCACGGCCACTGCCGAGCTATACCCACCCGGACCGCGCGCTGTACATCTTCGGCCCCGAAGACGGCACGCTGAACCAGGAAATCCGCGACTGGTGCGGCGACGAGGTGGTCTACATCCCCACCCAGGGCTGCATGAACCTCGCCGCCACGGTCAACGTGGTGCTCTACGACCGCCTGGCCAAGGGCAACAACACCCGCTCCGGCCCGCAGTTCTGAGTCGATTTCTGGTCGGTATCCGGCCAGCAGCATTGCCAATCCTGGCCAGCGCCTGAGCAGACAATGGCGCGGTCAGTTGCAGCCAAGCGCGGCCAACGACTTCCCCCGCCGCCGCCAACTGACGAGCACCAGCGCCTATCGCTTCAGAACAGCTGCGAAACGCTGAACTTGATATTGCGCCCTACCCCGGACACCGACTCGCCCAGGTACGGGAAGTACTCGCGATTGAACAGGTTATCCACCGCCAGACGCGCCTCGAAGCCCTTGAGCTGAGTGGGTTGCCAGCTGGCGAACACGCCATGCAGGGCATAGCCCTGGGTTTCCGGCAGGCTCCAGCCCGAAGCCAGCGGGTCGTCATCCACCGGGGAACGGTCCTGCTTACGCACGAAGTTGCCGGTCCAGCCCATTGCCATATCGATCTCCGGCACCTTCACGCCCAGGGTCGCAACGGCCTTGCGTGGCGGAATATCCGAGAGCCAGGTTTCCTCACCCCAGGGGTTACGCGGCGAAGCATCGCGCTTACCGCGGATATAGGAAATCGACAGGCTGCCGAAAATCCGTGAGCTGTCGTAGAAGGATTCGATCTCCACACCCTCGATGGTGTAGCCGGGCAGGTTGCGGTTGTTGGCCAAGGGGCCTTGGCATGCGCCGTTGCCGCCTGTGACGCTTTCTGCGCAGTAAACGCCCGTGCGCTTGAAGATCTCGTCCTTGCCCCGGTTGCGGAACAGCGTGGTGCGGATCTGCAGGTTGTCGCTATCCACCACCAGCTTGTCGAGGTTGACGATGCTACCCAGACGCCAACCCGTGATCCGCTCGGGGTCCAGGTTGCGGCTGGTACCCGGCACGCTGCTCAGCGCACTCTGAACCTCGTACAGCTCGTCGATCAGCGGCGCACGCCAGGTCTTGCTGTAGTCAGCGAAGAACGCCAGGTTGTCGGTGGCCGTCCAGAAGATGCCCAGGCGTGGCGACCAACCACTGTAGGTCACGCTGCTGTAATCGTGCCCCACTGCCGGATCCGGGTTGTTGTAACGCGAAGCCTGGCTGGGCTCGCCACGGCTGTATATCTGGTCATAGCGCAAGGCCGGCGTGATGGTCACCGAACCGATGGTGATCGCATCCTGAATGTAACCGCTGCGGGTTTCCTGCTCGCCAGACGGCATGTAGTACGGCTGCATGAGCCCGTAGTTGTAGGTCGCATCGCGGGTCTTGCTGAGGTCCAGCATCAGCGTGTCACGGTCATGGCCATGCCACTGCACGCCGACGGTCACGGCGTGATCGAGAACGCCAGTGGAAAAGCGGCTCTCGTTGCTCAGCTCGGCCAGGCGGTCGGTATAGTCCACCCAGCTCTCATTGCCCAGAGAAGAGGCGAAGCCCGCACTCGCATTCTGCGGGCGCTTGTCGTGCTGATCGGTCTTGGAATAGGCATAGCTGGCCGTCATGTTGATCAACGGGTTATCCAGCGGTGCGTAATTCCATTTCAGCGAGTAGTTCTCGTCATCCTGATCGCGGTAGACCAGCTTGCGCTTCCAGGCACCGTCCAACCCATAACGGGCAATTTCGGCAGCCGTCGGTGCCGCCATGTCGTCACGCTTGGCGGCGAAGGGTTCCCAGGCATTGCTGTTGGACTGCATGGCCGACAGGGTGAATACGTGCTCGTCGCTCAAGCGCAGATTGCTCTTGAACAGGAAGCCGTCGAGGCTGTTGGACGAGTACACGAAACGGGTGCCATCGGGGCGTTTGATGTTGTCGCCGTCACGCCCGTTGAGGAACAGCAGGCCGTCGAGCATCTTGTCCTCGGTCTGGCCGAATACCGCGCCGCTGTAGATTTCCTGGCGATCGTTGGTGTGGTAGCCGTACTTGAGAAACGCACCGACATTCTTGCCGTCACGCAGCAGGTCGGCGGGGTCCTTGGTGTCGACCTTGATCACGCCACCGAAGCCTCCATTACCGTACAGGGTGTTGTGCGGCCCCTTGTCGACCTCGACGTTCTTGATCAGCTCGGGTTCGATGAACACCGACCCCTGGCGGTACTTCTCGAATCCCTTGGGAGCGCCATCGAGGATGACCTTCACGTCTTCCACGTCACCCATACCCCAGATGTTCAGGGTCTGGCCGCCCGGACGTGGCG includes:
- a CDS encoding TonB-dependent receptor, with translation MNTRTTRFALRQLCAGTALATLLLSGNVLAQEYRFDLPAQPMASALTALAQQSQLQILFDESQLRDLRAPALSGQYSARDALDRLLANSGLELVEAGDGFVIRRRVAADSDSDNVMTLGSTNIMGSVIDSSTVGRSVLSQEDIDRKQADNIAELLDTLPGVSSSGSPRPGGQTLNIWGMGDVEDVKVILDGAPKGFEKYRQGSVFIEPELIKNVEVDKGPHNTLYGNGGFGGVIKVDTKDPADLLRDGKNVGAFLKYGYHTNDRQEIYSGAVFGQTEDKMLDGLLFLNGRDGDNIKRPDGTRFVYSSNSLDGFLFKSNLRLSDEHVFTLSAMQSNSNAWEPFAAKRDDMAAPTAAEIARYGLDGAWKRKLVYRDQDDENYSLKWNYAPLDNPLINMTASYAYSKTDQHDKRPQNASAGFASSLGNESWVDYTDRLAELSNESRFSTGVLDHAVTVGVQWHGHDRDTLMLDLSKTRDATYNYGLMQPYYMPSGEQETRSGYIQDAITIGSVTITPALRYDQIYSRGEPSQASRYNNPDPAVGHDYSSVTYSGWSPRLGIFWTATDNLAFFADYSKTWRAPLIDELYEVQSALSSVPGTSRNLDPERITGWRLGSIVNLDKLVVDSDNLQIRTTLFRNRGKDEIFKRTGVYCAESVTGGNGACQGPLANNRNLPGYTIEGVEIESFYDSSRIFGSLSISYIRGKRDASPRNPWGEETWLSDIPPRKAVATLGVKVPEIDMAMGWTGNFVRKQDRSPVDDDPLASGWSLPETQGYALHGVFASWQPTQLKGFEARLAVDNLFNREYFPYLGESVSGVGRNIKFSVSQLF